In Candidatus Campbellbacteria bacterium, the following are encoded in one genomic region:
- a CDS encoding carboxypeptidase-like regulatory domain-containing protein — translation MNKRTFTNKFLVAISVAAIINFTFPVVLSASETDGTIDSSEKYARFLSADTLINFATSEGDVHVTDDGLTGYAWSEDYGWINLDPGESGVSNDGEGNLSGYAWGENIGWINFAPSEGGVTIDENGEFNGYAWSENIGWIVFSCETDNSCSSLNHGVATDWRPESVRSSGSSESSFAPSPDEGGDEDVDSEDNEDEPEESVPSEEESPVDESPEDTPEVETDEDDEEPDEDIPSEVEEGDDKDPDDEVSDSGVEAGDEEGGGTSRGTTIADRVGEAITLIRKTSDNVRKSMVGLGESIQRNVSEAFEDAVVTTTASTVSVAGAVTGTATVVSSFFLTPVSFSEIVFIPLRIWTLFLSIFGFKHNRRPWGTVYDSVTKQPLDPAYVVLQDEDGKEVSGSITDLDGRYGFLQDPGKYRLVSKKTNYNFPSKRLEGKTGDILYDNLYFGENFLTEEGSVIDKNIPMDPEGFDWNEFAKRAEKGRMKFYSRFDALFTYGANILFYVGLFASLAALIAVPSLLQLGIVLFYILVFALRTFGLKPKHLGSVVDKETGQPLSFAIVRVIIPSSDQEVKRVVCDKFGRFYSLVYPGTYVIAVEKKVGEDSYERVYTSEPKEVKGGVINSSLKV, via the coding sequence ATGAACAAGAGAACATTTACAAATAAATTTTTGGTCGCAATTAGCGTGGCGGCGATAATTAACTTTACTTTTCCGGTGGTGTTATCTGCATCAGAGACTGACGGAACTATAGATTCTTCTGAAAAATATGCCCGATTCTTGAGCGCCGATACTTTGATAAACTTTGCCACCTCGGAAGGCGACGTTCATGTTACTGATGACGGACTTACGGGGTACGCATGGTCAGAGGATTATGGTTGGATAAATCTGGACCCCGGCGAAAGCGGTGTTTCTAATGATGGAGAAGGAAATTTATCGGGCTACGCTTGGGGTGAAAATATTGGCTGGATAAATTTCGCGCCCAGTGAAGGCGGAGTAACAATAGATGAAAATGGTGAATTTAATGGGTATGCATGGAGCGAAAATATAGGGTGGATCGTTTTTAGCTGTGAGACAGATAATTCATGTAGTTCGTTGAATCATGGAGTTGCTACGGATTGGCGTCCGGAAAGCGTAAGAAGCTCCGGATCGTCTGAGAGTTCATTTGCTCCTTCTCCGGACGAAGGAGGCGATGAAGACGTGGATTCCGAAGACAATGAAGACGAGCCAGAGGAGAGTGTACCCTCAGAAGAGGAATCTCCTGTAGATGAGTCACCGGAGGATACACCTGAGGTAGAGACGGACGAAGACGACGAGGAGCCGGATGAGGATATACCCTCTGAAGTAGAAGAAGGAGATGACAAAGATCCTGACGATGAAGTTTCTGATTCCGGAGTAGAGGCTGGTGATGAAGAAGGCGGTGGAACATCTAGAGGTACAACTATAGCGGACAGAGTAGGTGAAGCGATAACTCTCATAAGAAAGACAAGTGACAATGTCAGAAAATCTATGGTCGGACTAGGAGAATCTATACAAAGAAATGTTTCCGAGGCTTTTGAAGACGCTGTAGTGACTACTACTGCCAGTACGGTTTCAGTAGCTGGAGCGGTGACTGGTACAGCTACTGTGGTAAGCTCTTTCTTTTTAACCCCTGTTTCTTTCTCGGAGATCGTGTTTATCCCTCTGCGTATATGGACGTTATTTTTGTCGATATTTGGATTTAAGCACAATCGCAGACCGTGGGGTACTGTATATGACAGCGTGACCAAGCAACCACTAGACCCGGCTTACGTTGTCTTACAAGATGAAGACGGCAAAGAAGTTAGCGGTTCAATTACGGACTTGGATGGCAGATATGGCTTTCTTCAGGATCCTGGGAAATATCGATTAGTTTCAAAAAAGACCAATTATAACTTTCCGTCTAAACGCCTGGAAGGAAAAACTGGAGATATTTTATACGACAATCTTTATTTTGGAGAAAACTTTTTGACCGAAGAGGGTTCGGTTATTGATAAAAATATACCAATGGATCCGGAAGGGTTTGATTGGAACGAATTTGCAAAACGTGCAGAAAAGGGGAGGATGAAATTTTATTCACGCTTTGACGCGTTATTTACCTATGGAGCTAATATACTTTTCTATGTCGGACTTTTTGCGTCCCTCGCGGCTTTGATAGCTGTGCCGTCTCTTCTACAGTTGGGTATAGTTTTGTTTTATATTTTGGTATTTGCCTTAAGGACGTTTGGACTCAAGCCAAAACATCTCGGTTCGGTCGTGGACAAAGAAACCGGCCAACCGCTCTCTTTTGCAATTGTGCGTGTGATAATTCCTTCCTCGGACCAGGAGGTTAAGCGGGTTGTTTGTGACAAATTTGGTCGTTTTTATAGTTTAGTGTATCCGGGCACCTACGTTATTGCGGTAGAAAAAAAGGTGGGTGAGGATTCATACGAACGGGTTTATACCTCAGAGCCCAAAGAGGTAAAAGGAGGTGTGATAAACAGCAGTTTAAAGGTTTGA
- a CDS encoding tail fiber domain-containing protein — protein sequence MKNFIKRPLPFLLVILAGFSLAVTALIAAPPASKYSPGETLDPTCAPGDTNCSVETNDVSSSTTDDLSEGSSNLYYTEARVSANSDVAANTTSRHNALSLGGSLDYLSLTGQTLTLNEIDVGTDTNLTAGSGVSLSSGTLDVDTSGINVGDLNTNFTTGSIPFSNGTNLTQDNTNLFWDDTNDRLGLGTTSPAALLDLAGALSIREMSAPSTAPSGQGRIYFDSSSNTFQVSEDSGSYVDLVNAGGDIAGSDGAVQFNSSGSFGADDANFFWDDTNDRLGLGTSSPSARLHSLSTTEQLRLGYDVSNYLSATVGSTGSTTLALTGTSPEFTFSQLTNFSAGVNVNAETITDFTGTGLTLSTNALTVDQTDLDVGGFSTSLTAGSIPFSDGSNLAQDNANFFWDDGNNRLGIGTAVPNTALDVGGQITVSGNPAILGDNGSLSFTGTTWIRSDSGQGVALRDSANNDVLLAEEDGDVIMNRGNVGIGTTGPGTKLEINDERWEDLGGVKWQQYFGTNSTGEMTSGDGLGIKFGAEGFSGQKAAGIAAVSPNNNYANYMDLTFYTGTESVFTEKMRVDYTGNVGIGTTSPSAKLDVNGATHISGRVGIGTTNTSFGSIEIGNDGSTSGIAFNDGTGTSFRIYRSSNIAHLSRGSTSAIAIDSTADVGIKTASPSYDLEVNGSAAKPGGGSWTDSSDERLKTNIQEVDGALDKLTKLNPVTYEWKNPDLHGNVASAGGFLAQDVREVFPEWVSKHDVDGADADLVGEDGQAYSLQLPFTFNAYVVSSIKELDLKVDSIADMESELGESFLDNLISALEEKVVAVKELIADRISTKEICLRDETGETCIDRDELDRLLEGNSQTGSARNTDSSNNDEGESESNVDDSGGNSEESDGAEGSESPEEEGDSDNGESEEEGNSEDGSGEENEETGLSGEGEEIEDDDGTSEEDGAEEESGNEENTQGSDPETEDESSTQEGGTDGTETTDSTEESSDEESDAEANDSGEESGTSEE from the coding sequence ATGAAAAACTTCATAAAAAGACCCCTGCCTTTTCTGCTGGTTATCCTGGCTGGATTTAGCTTAGCTGTCACTGCTTTAATAGCCGCTCCTCCGGCTTCAAAATACTCTCCCGGTGAGACTCTAGACCCTACCTGCGCGCCCGGAGACACCAACTGTAGCGTTGAGACCAACGATGTTTCTTCCAGTACAACTGATGATCTATCAGAAGGATCGAGCAATCTCTACTACACCGAAGCGCGCGTCTCCGCCAACTCTGACGTCGCGGCCAATACCACTAGCAGGCACAATGCCCTTTCACTCGGTGGTTCTCTGGACTATCTATCACTAACCGGACAAACCCTCACCCTCAACGAGATAGATGTAGGAACAGACACCAACTTAACTGCCGGCAGTGGTGTTTCTCTTTCCAGCGGCACACTTGACGTTGACACCTCGGGCATAAACGTAGGCGACCTTAACACTAATTTCACTACAGGCTCCATCCCGTTCTCCAACGGAACGAACCTTACCCAAGACAACACCAATCTGTTTTGGGATGATACGAATGACAGATTAGGACTCGGCACCACGTCACCCGCCGCCCTCCTAGACCTAGCCGGAGCCTTATCCATCAGAGAAATGTCAGCACCATCCACCGCACCGTCAGGACAGGGAAGAATATACTTTGACTCAAGCTCTAACACCTTCCAGGTGTCAGAAGACAGCGGAAGCTACGTAGATCTCGTTAACGCAGGCGGAGACATAGCTGGATCTGACGGAGCTGTCCAATTCAACTCTTCCGGATCCTTTGGCGCCGACGACGCCAACTTCTTCTGGGATGATACGAATGACAGACTAGGACTAGGAACAAGCTCACCCTCAGCTCGTCTCCACTCCCTCTCCACGACAGAACAACTCCGTCTCGGCTACGATGTATCCAACTACCTCTCAGCCACCGTCGGAAGTACCGGCTCCACCACACTCGCACTAACGGGAACCTCACCTGAGTTCACTTTCTCCCAACTAACCAACTTCTCCGCGGGAGTGAACGTAAACGCCGAGACCATCACCGACTTCACCGGCACCGGCCTCACGCTCTCCACCAACGCTCTCACCGTAGACCAAACCGACCTTGACGTAGGAGGCTTCTCTACGTCGCTTACCGCTGGCTCCATCCCATTCTCCGACGGATCGAACCTTGCGCAGGACAACGCTAACTTCTTTTGGGATGACGGGAATAACCGTCTAGGAATTGGTACTGCTGTACCTAATACTGCACTAGATGTTGGCGGTCAAATAACTGTTTCAGGTAATCCTGCCATACTGGGTGATAACGGTTCGCTTTCCTTTACGGGTACTACATGGATCAGGTCCGACAGCGGTCAAGGGGTAGCCCTTAGGGATAGTGCTAATAATGATGTTTTGTTAGCTGAGGAAGACGGTGATGTGATAATGAATCGAGGCAACGTCGGCATCGGGACGACGGGGCCGGGGACTAAGTTGGAAATAAATGACGAACGATGGGAAGATCTGGGGGGAGTTAAGTGGCAACAGTATTTTGGTACAAATTCTACAGGAGAAATGACCAGCGGAGATGGGCTTGGTATAAAGTTTGGAGCGGAAGGTTTCTCAGGGCAAAAAGCTGCGGGCATTGCTGCTGTTTCACCTAATAACAATTATGCGAATTATATGGATTTGACGTTTTATACAGGCACTGAGTCTGTATTTACTGAAAAGATGCGTGTTGATTACACAGGCAACGTCGGCATCGGGACGACGAGTCCTAGTGCGAAGTTGGACGTGAATGGCGCTACTCATATTAGCGGCAGAGTTGGCATAGGCACGACAAATACAAGTTTTGGTTCTATAGAGATAGGCAATGATGGCTCTACTTCCGGCATAGCTTTTAATGATGGTACAGGCACTTCCTTTAGAATTTATAGAAGTTCTAATATTGCTCATTTAAGTAGGGGAAGCACTTCGGCAATTGCAATTGATTCCACAGCCGATGTCGGCATCAAGACGGCGAGTCCCAGTTACGATTTAGAAGTGAACGGAAGTGCGGCCAAACCCGGAGGTGGATCATGGACAGACTCCTCGGACGAACGACTCAAAACCAATATCCAAGAGGTAGACGGAGCCCTGGACAAACTCACCAAACTCAACCCGGTAACCTACGAGTGGAAGAACCCGGACCTACACGGCAACGTCGCCTCGGCCGGAGGTTTCCTCGCCCAAGACGTGAGAGAAGTATTTCCAGAATGGGTAAGTAAACACGACGTTGATGGCGCCGACGCAGATCTCGTCGGCGAAGACGGACAAGCCTATTCTCTCCAGCTCCCATTCACCTTTAACGCCTATGTGGTGAGCTCGATCAAGGAGCTTGATCTGAAGGTGGATTCTATAGCAGATATGGAAAGTGAATTAGGAGAGTCCTTTCTCGATAACCTTATATCCGCGCTTGAGGAAAAAGTGGTTGCGGTGAAGGAGCTCATTGCGGACAGAATATCTACAAAAGAAATATGCTTACGTGACGAAACAGGCGAGACGTGTATAGATAGAGACGAGCTTGATCGATTGTTAGAAGGAAACAGCCAAACAGGATCCGCGAGAAATACGGATAGCTCAAACAACGACGAAGGTGAAAGTGAAAGCAACGTCGATGACTCGGGTGGAAATAGCGAAGAATCTGACGGTGCCGAAGGAAGCGAATCTCCGGAAGAAGAAGGTGATAGCGATAATGGCGAGAGCGAAGAAGAGGGAAACTCCGAAGATGGCTCGGGAGAAGAAAATGAAGAAACAGGTCTGAGTGGAGAAGGTGAGGAAATAGAGGATGATGACGGCACTTCAGAAGAGGACGGAGCAGAAGAAGAAAGTGGTAACGAAGAAAACACGCAGGGG